In Chaetodon auriga isolate fChaAug3 chromosome 7, fChaAug3.hap1, whole genome shotgun sequence, a genomic segment contains:
- the n4bp2l2 gene encoding uncharacterized protein n4bp2l2, translating to MHTMSESSSSGIGNPCVGVRERSDASSSPDRSARQRVLKEVGLTSTTFIGPSFPQKTTTVQPDIEESLSEFYKELERIDTPDDANDNPEKQDAGFVRPPVPETSACKDTQDAREEKIGKYTETDGYQKSSRQKQPSWPHWYQNEPYYPRRPRPGMDLNSGEAAPPPNRRHYPQPPSRPPNPRFDRPPFHHPPPPHAFPHSQSPPPHMNHNWSGPGMTDQYQPESHFPTFSNFPPPNVCSHRSQGFYGDSPHHFDRDERGGNHDAYSDNRNAEWSRDRKEEWCQSGEDYDRCQRYDSESEVWERHCQPCENDNAWHSSLVLILMRGLPGSGKSTMARELLSTGPSGLILSTDDYFAHRDGYRYDPGLLGAAHEWNQSRAKDAMHDGRSPIIIDNTNIQVWEMKPYVKMALDRGYKVDFCEPDTSWKFDPYELEKRNKHGVPQEKIAQMMDRFSFPVSIDIVMNSQEPLHVNQRRRLEQPQMMNRKY from the exons ATGCATACG ATGtctgagtcctcctcctctggtatAGGAAACccttgtgtgggtgtgcgtgaaAGAAGTGATGCCTCGAGCAGTCCAGACAGGAGCGCGAGGCAGCGTGTGCTGAAGGAGGTAGGACTCACCAGCACCACCTTCATTGGTCCCTCCTTTCCtcaaaaaacaaccacagtcCAGCCTGACATTGAAGAGTCACTGAGTGAGTTTTACAAAGAGCTTGAGAGGATCGATACACCGGATGACGCCAATGATAATCCAGAGAAACAAGATGCAGGCTTTGTTAGACCACCTGTACCAGAAACATCTGCTTGCAAAGATACTCAGGATGCAAGGGAAGAGAAAATTggtaaatacacagaaacagatggctaccagaaaagcagcagacagaaacagccaTCTTGGCCACACTGGTATCAAAATGAGCCATACTACCCCAGAAGACCGAGGCCGGGCATGGACCTGAACTCTGGGGAAGCTGCTCCGCCTCCAAATCGACGGCATTATCCTCAACCACCGAGCAGACCACCAAACCCAAGGTTCGACAGACCGCCATTCCATCACCCACCACCTCCACATGCATTCCCACATTCACAAAGCCCGCCACCACACATGAATCACAACTGGAGCGGTCCGGGCATGACAGACCAGTATCAACCGGAGTCACATTTTCCAACATTTTCTAACTTCCCACCTCCGAATGTATGCAGTCACCGCTCTCAGGGCTTTTATGGGGATTCCCCACACCACTTTGACAGGGATGAAAGGGGCGGCAACCATGACGCATACTCAGATAATAGAAATGCTGAATGGTCGAGAGATAGAAAAGAAGAATGGTGTCAGTCGGGTGAAGATTATGACAGATGCCAAAGATATGATTCAGAAAGTGAAGTGTGGGAGCGTCACTGCCAACCCTGTGAGAACGATAATGCGTGGCATTCTTCTTTGGTGCTGATCTTGATGAGGGGATTACCAGGATCTGGGAAGTCAACTATGGCCAG AGAGCTGCTCTCCACTGGTCCCAGTGGGCTAATACTAAGCACAGATGACTACTTTGCTCACAGAGATGGTTACCGCTATGATCCAGGCCTTCTTGGAGCAGCACACGAATGGAACCAGAGCAGAG CAAAAGACGCTATGCATGATGGCCGATCTCCCATTATTATTGATAATACAAACATTCAAGTCTGGGAAATGAAGCCTTACGTCAAAATG GCCTTAGACAGAGGATACAAAGTGGACTTCTGTGAACCTGACACCAGCTGGAAGTTTGATCCTTATGAGCTGGAGAA GAGAAACAAGCACGGCGTTCCCCAGGAGAAGATCGCACAGATGATGGATCGTTTCTCTTTTCCCGTGTCCATAGACATCGTCATGAATTCACAAGAGCCGCTTCACGTGAACCAGAGGCGTCGACTGGAGCAGCCACAGATGATGAATAGAAaatattag